From Poecile atricapillus isolate bPoeAtr1 chromosome 13, bPoeAtr1.hap1, whole genome shotgun sequence, one genomic window encodes:
- the MYOT gene encoding myotilin isoform X1 translates to MYKSVHRENPLQESLYSARQGFHSIQEPSQENFCGLPPSFYQPPIQSQLSPTKTQDSRETSPMSVPTLPSVLSMCQPTMFNYERPKHFIQSKSVCQGQQQPPGPATSTESSREIKQSSILIQPRNPSGQKFSSSSSLSSSITLSSPSCSAPKESTYPITPASAQSPASSSSGQRLLPMPNQSPAAFLCSVLPSQPDYNSPAPSPMEPHYSQPMYNKQASINSTPKTSDQEIRGTKEALIQDLEKKLRCKDSLLQNGNQRLTYEERMARRLLGPVNAASVLDTQGEDNMQNAQHQNAENIRLQVPTTHVRSRPSSRGDDRGHDSIQEKFFQPRFTQVPEDVVIEEGRFCRLDFKVSGLPTPDVMWYQNGRMVHQDQFHKMIVSEKGFHSFIFEAVKSADAGTYECVAVNRAGEASFTVKVEVIAKEHHMPPTFIFKPQSKKVFEGDTARLECQISAIPTPRIYWKRNNEMVQYNTDRISLLHDNTGRICLLIHNANKKDAGWYTVSAVNGAGVATCHARLEVATHANKPLPAPKQLRVRPTFSKYLALNGRGLDVKQAFSPEGEFQRLAEQSGLYESDEL, encoded by the exons ATGTACAAATCCGTGCACAG GGAAAATCCACTCCAAGAAAGCCTCTATTCTGCAAGGCAAGGGTTCCATTCTATCCAGGAGCCCAGCCAAGAAAACTTTTGTGGCCTACCACCTAGCTTTTACCAGCCACCTATCCAAAGCCAATTGTCACCAACAAAAACCCAGGACAGCCGTGAAACCTCTCCTATGAGTGTCCCTACTCTCCCATCCGTTTTATCTATGTGCCAACCAACCATGTTTAACTACGAACGTCCAAAACACTTTATCCAGTCTAAGAGTGTGTGTCAAGGGCAACAGCAGCCTCCAGGACCTGCAACCTCTACAGAGTCAAGCAGAGAAATCAAACAGTCCTCCATCCTCATACAGCCTCGTAACCCCAGCGGGCAGAAATTCTCCTCCTCGTCATCGCTGAGCTCTTCAATCACGCTCTCCTCTCCTTCCTGTAGTGCCCCTAAGGAATCCACATATCCCATCACACCTGCATCTGCACAGTCTCCTGCTAGCTCATCATCTGGGCAGAGGCTTCTACCCATGCCTAACCAATCCCCCGCAGCCTTCCTGTGCTCAGTGCTCCCCTCGCAGCCCGACTATAACagcccagctccttctcccaTGGAACCTCA TTACTCACAGCCCATGTATAACAAACAAGCCAGCATCAACTCTACGCCAAAGACATCAGACCAAGAAATTCGAGGAACAAAAGAGGCCCTCATTCAGGACTTGGAAAAGAAACTCCGATGCAAAGACAGCCTTCTCCAGAATGGCAACCAG CGATTGACTTATGAAGAAAGAATGGCTCGCAGGCTGCTCGGACCAGTAAATGCTGCCTCTGTGCTGGACACACAGGGTGAAGACAACATGCAGAATGCACAG CACCAGAATGCAGAAAACATCAGGCTGCAGGTTCCTACAACACATGTAAG GAGCAGACCATCCTCAAGAGGCGATGATCGTGGACATGACTCAATCCAGGAAAAGTTTTTTCAGCCACGTTTTACACAAGTGCCTGAAGATGTAGTGATTGAGGAGGGGCGGTTCTGCAGGCTCGACTTCAAA GTTAGTGGGCTCCCGACTCCAGATGTGATGTGGTACCAGAATGGAAGGATGGTTCATCAGGATCAGTTTCATAAAATGATAGTGTCAGAAAAGGGGTTCCACTCGTTTATTTTTGAAGCAGTCAAATCAGCTGATGCAGGCACATACGAATGTGTGGCTGTCAACCGTGCAGGAGAAGCATCTTTCACAGTAAAAGTGGAAGTAATTG caaaagaacATCACATGCCCCCAACTTTCATTTTCAAGCCACAAAGCAAAAAGGTTTTTGAAGGAGATACAGCCAGACTGGAGTGCCAGATCTCTGCCATCCCAACACCTCGGATTtactggaaaagaaacaacGAAATGGTACAATATAATACAGACCGAATAAG CTTGCTCCATGACAACACTGGAAGGATTTGCCTCCTGATCCATAATGCAAACAAGAAGGATGCTGGCTGGTACACTGTGTCTGCTGTCAACGGGGCAGGGGTGGCCACGTGCCATGCCAGGCTAGAGGTTGCAA cACACGCAAATAAGCCACTTCCAGCCCCAAAGCAGTTACGGGTTCGACCAACTTTCAGCAAGTATTTGGCACTTAATGGAAGAGGACTGGATGTGAAACAAGCTTTCTCACCAGAAGGAGAGTTTCAGCGTTTGGCTGAGCAGTCTGGACTGTATGAAAGTGATGAACTTTAA
- the MYOT gene encoding myotilin isoform X4, with product MYNKQASINSTPKTSDQEIRGTKEALIQDLEKKLRCKDSLLQNGNQRLTYEERMARRLLGPVNAASVLDTQGEDNMQNAQHQNAENIRLQVPTTHVRSRPSSRGDDRGHDSIQEKFFQPRFTQVPEDVVIEEGRFCRLDFKVSGLPTPDVMWYQNGRMVHQDQFHKMIVSEKGFHSFIFEAVKSADAGTYECVAVNRAGEASFTVKVEVIAKEHHMPPTFIFKPQSKKVFEGDTARLECQISAIPTPRIYWKRNNEMVQYNTDRISLLHDNTGRICLLIHNANKKDAGWYTVSAVNGAGVATCHARLEVATHANKPLPAPKQLRVRPTFSKYLALNGRGLDVKQAFSPEGEFQRLAEQSGLYESDEL from the exons ATGTATAACAAACAAGCCAGCATCAACTCTACGCCAAAGACATCAGACCAAGAAATTCGAGGAACAAAAGAGGCCCTCATTCAGGACTTGGAAAAGAAACTCCGATGCAAAGACAGCCTTCTCCAGAATGGCAACCAG CGATTGACTTATGAAGAAAGAATGGCTCGCAGGCTGCTCGGACCAGTAAATGCTGCCTCTGTGCTGGACACACAGGGTGAAGACAACATGCAGAATGCACAG CACCAGAATGCAGAAAACATCAGGCTGCAGGTTCCTACAACACATGTAAG GAGCAGACCATCCTCAAGAGGCGATGATCGTGGACATGACTCAATCCAGGAAAAGTTTTTTCAGCCACGTTTTACACAAGTGCCTGAAGATGTAGTGATTGAGGAGGGGCGGTTCTGCAGGCTCGACTTCAAA GTTAGTGGGCTCCCGACTCCAGATGTGATGTGGTACCAGAATGGAAGGATGGTTCATCAGGATCAGTTTCATAAAATGATAGTGTCAGAAAAGGGGTTCCACTCGTTTATTTTTGAAGCAGTCAAATCAGCTGATGCAGGCACATACGAATGTGTGGCTGTCAACCGTGCAGGAGAAGCATCTTTCACAGTAAAAGTGGAAGTAATTG caaaagaacATCACATGCCCCCAACTTTCATTTTCAAGCCACAAAGCAAAAAGGTTTTTGAAGGAGATACAGCCAGACTGGAGTGCCAGATCTCTGCCATCCCAACACCTCGGATTtactggaaaagaaacaacGAAATGGTACAATATAATACAGACCGAATAAG CTTGCTCCATGACAACACTGGAAGGATTTGCCTCCTGATCCATAATGCAAACAAGAAGGATGCTGGCTGGTACACTGTGTCTGCTGTCAACGGGGCAGGGGTGGCCACGTGCCATGCCAGGCTAGAGGTTGCAA cACACGCAAATAAGCCACTTCCAGCCCCAAAGCAGTTACGGGTTCGACCAACTTTCAGCAAGTATTTGGCACTTAATGGAAGAGGACTGGATGTGAAACAAGCTTTCTCACCAGAAGGAGAGTTTCAGCGTTTGGCTGAGCAGTCTGGACTGTATGAAAGTGATGAACTTTAA
- the MYOT gene encoding myotilin isoform X3: MPNQSPAAFLCSVLPSQPDYNSPAPSPMEPHYSQPMYNKQASINSTPKTSDQEIRGTKEALIQDLEKKLRCKDSLLQNGNQRLTYEERMARRLLGPVNAASVLDTQGEDNMQNAQHQNAENIRLQVPTTHVRSRPSSRGDDRGHDSIQEKFFQPRFTQVPEDVVIEEGRFCRLDFKVSGLPTPDVMWYQNGRMVHQDQFHKMIVSEKGFHSFIFEAVKSADAGTYECVAVNRAGEASFTVKVEVIAKEHHMPPTFIFKPQSKKVFEGDTARLECQISAIPTPRIYWKRNNEMVQYNTDRISLLHDNTGRICLLIHNANKKDAGWYTVSAVNGAGVATCHARLEVATHANKPLPAPKQLRVRPTFSKYLALNGRGLDVKQAFSPEGEFQRLAEQSGLYESDEL, encoded by the exons ATGCCTAACCAATCCCCCGCAGCCTTCCTGTGCTCAGTGCTCCCCTCGCAGCCCGACTATAACagcccagctccttctcccaTGGAACCTCA TTACTCACAGCCCATGTATAACAAACAAGCCAGCATCAACTCTACGCCAAAGACATCAGACCAAGAAATTCGAGGAACAAAAGAGGCCCTCATTCAGGACTTGGAAAAGAAACTCCGATGCAAAGACAGCCTTCTCCAGAATGGCAACCAG CGATTGACTTATGAAGAAAGAATGGCTCGCAGGCTGCTCGGACCAGTAAATGCTGCCTCTGTGCTGGACACACAGGGTGAAGACAACATGCAGAATGCACAG CACCAGAATGCAGAAAACATCAGGCTGCAGGTTCCTACAACACATGTAAG GAGCAGACCATCCTCAAGAGGCGATGATCGTGGACATGACTCAATCCAGGAAAAGTTTTTTCAGCCACGTTTTACACAAGTGCCTGAAGATGTAGTGATTGAGGAGGGGCGGTTCTGCAGGCTCGACTTCAAA GTTAGTGGGCTCCCGACTCCAGATGTGATGTGGTACCAGAATGGAAGGATGGTTCATCAGGATCAGTTTCATAAAATGATAGTGTCAGAAAAGGGGTTCCACTCGTTTATTTTTGAAGCAGTCAAATCAGCTGATGCAGGCACATACGAATGTGTGGCTGTCAACCGTGCAGGAGAAGCATCTTTCACAGTAAAAGTGGAAGTAATTG caaaagaacATCACATGCCCCCAACTTTCATTTTCAAGCCACAAAGCAAAAAGGTTTTTGAAGGAGATACAGCCAGACTGGAGTGCCAGATCTCTGCCATCCCAACACCTCGGATTtactggaaaagaaacaacGAAATGGTACAATATAATACAGACCGAATAAG CTTGCTCCATGACAACACTGGAAGGATTTGCCTCCTGATCCATAATGCAAACAAGAAGGATGCTGGCTGGTACACTGTGTCTGCTGTCAACGGGGCAGGGGTGGCCACGTGCCATGCCAGGCTAGAGGTTGCAA cACACGCAAATAAGCCACTTCCAGCCCCAAAGCAGTTACGGGTTCGACCAACTTTCAGCAAGTATTTGGCACTTAATGGAAGAGGACTGGATGTGAAACAAGCTTTCTCACCAGAAGGAGAGTTTCAGCGTTTGGCTGAGCAGTCTGGACTGTATGAAAGTGATGAACTTTAA
- the LOC131584235 gene encoding palladin-like — MQSPSLSLTGSAYGTTPVFTKGLQNIRATKGQLVVFECRIHSTPTLQVHWYREYDQIVDSADFRILRKKACSSAVPEEVCTLVITEAFPEDSGIFKCVAENEFGSAASSAHLSVSPGAKELETFGGAAPRPAMQVTLKKPTLPRNSQAGAKDRGAAALPSYSPESPGLGTRAAATSFSQKNSKSQAEDFHGVYENSPQASPLR, encoded by the exons ATGCAGAGTCCCTCTCTGAGCCTGACTGGGTCTGCCTATGGAACCACACCTGTGTTTACAAAG GGTCTACAAAACATAAGAGCTACCAAGGGTCAGTTGGTGGTATTTGAGTGTCGCATTCACTCCACACCCACCCTGCAGGTTCACTGGTACAGGGAATATGATCAGATTGTGGATTCTGCTGATTTCCGAATACTGCGGAAAA AGGCTTGTTCTTCAGCAGTTCCTG AGGAAGTCTGCACCCTGGTTATTACAGAAGCTTTTCCAGAAGACTCTGGAATATTTAAATGTGTTGCTGAAAATGAATTTGGGTCTGCAGCATCCAGTGCACATCTCTCTGTTTCCCCAG GAGCTAAAGAGCTGGAAACCTTTGGAGGTGCTGCCCCCAGGCCAGCTATGCAGGTCACCTTGAAGAAGCCCACCCTCCCCAGGAACAGCCAGGCAGGAGCCAAGGACCGtggggcagctgctctgccatcCTACAGCCCAGAGAGCCCCGGGCTGGGCACCcgagcagcagccacaagctttAGTCAGAAGAACTCCAAGAGCCAAGCTGAAGACTTCCATGGAGTTTATGAAAATTCACCTCAGGCTTCACCTCTGCGGTAA
- the MYOT gene encoding myotilin isoform X2: MSVPTLPSVLSMCQPTMFNYERPKHFIQSKSVCQGQQQPPGPATSTESSREIKQSSILIQPRNPSGQKFSSSSSLSSSITLSSPSCSAPKESTYPITPASAQSPASSSSGQRLLPMPNQSPAAFLCSVLPSQPDYNSPAPSPMEPHYSQPMYNKQASINSTPKTSDQEIRGTKEALIQDLEKKLRCKDSLLQNGNQRLTYEERMARRLLGPVNAASVLDTQGEDNMQNAQHQNAENIRLQVPTTHVRSRPSSRGDDRGHDSIQEKFFQPRFTQVPEDVVIEEGRFCRLDFKVSGLPTPDVMWYQNGRMVHQDQFHKMIVSEKGFHSFIFEAVKSADAGTYECVAVNRAGEASFTVKVEVIAKEHHMPPTFIFKPQSKKVFEGDTARLECQISAIPTPRIYWKRNNEMVQYNTDRISLLHDNTGRICLLIHNANKKDAGWYTVSAVNGAGVATCHARLEVATHANKPLPAPKQLRVRPTFSKYLALNGRGLDVKQAFSPEGEFQRLAEQSGLYESDEL; encoded by the exons ATGAGTGTCCCTACTCTCCCATCCGTTTTATCTATGTGCCAACCAACCATGTTTAACTACGAACGTCCAAAACACTTTATCCAGTCTAAGAGTGTGTGTCAAGGGCAACAGCAGCCTCCAGGACCTGCAACCTCTACAGAGTCAAGCAGAGAAATCAAACAGTCCTCCATCCTCATACAGCCTCGTAACCCCAGCGGGCAGAAATTCTCCTCCTCGTCATCGCTGAGCTCTTCAATCACGCTCTCCTCTCCTTCCTGTAGTGCCCCTAAGGAATCCACATATCCCATCACACCTGCATCTGCACAGTCTCCTGCTAGCTCATCATCTGGGCAGAGGCTTCTACCCATGCCTAACCAATCCCCCGCAGCCTTCCTGTGCTCAGTGCTCCCCTCGCAGCCCGACTATAACagcccagctccttctcccaTGGAACCTCA TTACTCACAGCCCATGTATAACAAACAAGCCAGCATCAACTCTACGCCAAAGACATCAGACCAAGAAATTCGAGGAACAAAAGAGGCCCTCATTCAGGACTTGGAAAAGAAACTCCGATGCAAAGACAGCCTTCTCCAGAATGGCAACCAG CGATTGACTTATGAAGAAAGAATGGCTCGCAGGCTGCTCGGACCAGTAAATGCTGCCTCTGTGCTGGACACACAGGGTGAAGACAACATGCAGAATGCACAG CACCAGAATGCAGAAAACATCAGGCTGCAGGTTCCTACAACACATGTAAG GAGCAGACCATCCTCAAGAGGCGATGATCGTGGACATGACTCAATCCAGGAAAAGTTTTTTCAGCCACGTTTTACACAAGTGCCTGAAGATGTAGTGATTGAGGAGGGGCGGTTCTGCAGGCTCGACTTCAAA GTTAGTGGGCTCCCGACTCCAGATGTGATGTGGTACCAGAATGGAAGGATGGTTCATCAGGATCAGTTTCATAAAATGATAGTGTCAGAAAAGGGGTTCCACTCGTTTATTTTTGAAGCAGTCAAATCAGCTGATGCAGGCACATACGAATGTGTGGCTGTCAACCGTGCAGGAGAAGCATCTTTCACAGTAAAAGTGGAAGTAATTG caaaagaacATCACATGCCCCCAACTTTCATTTTCAAGCCACAAAGCAAAAAGGTTTTTGAAGGAGATACAGCCAGACTGGAGTGCCAGATCTCTGCCATCCCAACACCTCGGATTtactggaaaagaaacaacGAAATGGTACAATATAATACAGACCGAATAAG CTTGCTCCATGACAACACTGGAAGGATTTGCCTCCTGATCCATAATGCAAACAAGAAGGATGCTGGCTGGTACACTGTGTCTGCTGTCAACGGGGCAGGGGTGGCCACGTGCCATGCCAGGCTAGAGGTTGCAA cACACGCAAATAAGCCACTTCCAGCCCCAAAGCAGTTACGGGTTCGACCAACTTTCAGCAAGTATTTGGCACTTAATGGAAGAGGACTGGATGTGAAACAAGCTTTCTCACCAGAAGGAGAGTTTCAGCGTTTGGCTGAGCAGTCTGGACTGTATGAAAGTGATGAACTTTAA